One window from the genome of Melospiza georgiana isolate bMelGeo1 chromosome 13, bMelGeo1.pri, whole genome shotgun sequence encodes:
- the ANXA2 gene encoding annexin A2 isoform X1, whose translation MSTVHEILSKLSLEGDHSLPPSAYATVKAYSNFDADRDAAALETAIKTKGVDEVTIINILTNRSNEQRQDIAFAYQRRTKKELSAALKSALSGHLEAVILGLLKTPAQYDASELKAAMKGLGTDEDTLIEIICSRTNQELSEINRVYREMYKTELEKDIISDTSGDFRKLMVALAKGKRCEDTSVIDYELIDQDARDLYDAGVKRKGTDVPKWINIMTERSVPHLQKVFERYKSYSPYDMLESIKKEVKGDLENAFLNLVQCIQNKQLYFADRLYDSMKGKGTRDKVLIRIMVSRCEVDMLKIKSEFKRKYGKSLYYFIQQDTKGDYQRALLNLCGGED comes from the exons ATGTCCACTGTACATGAAATTCTAAGCAAGCTCAGCCTTGAAGGAGAT cattCTCTCCCTCCGAGTGCGTATGCCACAGTGAAGGCCTACTCCAACTTCGACGCTGACCGCGACGCCGCGGCCCTGGAAACGGCCATCAAGACCAAAG GTGTGGATGAAGTCACCATCATCAACATCCTGACAAACCGCAGCAATGAACAGAGGCAGGACATTGCTTTTGCCTACCAGAGGAGAACCAAAAAG GAACTTTCTGCAGCACTCAAGTCTGCTCTCTCAGGTCATTTGGAGGCAGTGATCTTGGGCTTGCTGAAGACACCAGCACAGTATGATGCCTCTGAATTGAAAGCTGCCATGAAG gggctggggactgATGAAGACACACTCATTGAAATCATCTGCTCCAGAACAAACCAGGAGCTCAGTGAAATCAACAGAGTCTACAGGGAAA TGTACAAgacagagctggaaaaggacATCATATCAGACACATCTGGTGACTTCCGCAAGCTCATGGTTGCCCTGGCCAAG GGCAAAAGGTGTGAAGATACCTCTGTGATTGATTACGAGCTGATTGACCAAGACGCCAGG GACCTCTATGATGCTGGTGTGAAGAGAAAGGGAACTGATGTCCCCAAGTGGATCAACATTATGACTGAAAGAAGTGTTCCCCACCTGCAGAAAG TGTTTGAGAGGTACAAGAGCTACAGCCCATATGATATGTTGGAGAGCATCAAGAAGGAGGTTAAGGGAGATTTGGAGAATGCCTTCCTTAATCTTG TCCAGTGCATTCAGAACAAGCAGCTGTATTTTGCAGACAGACTGTATGATTCCATGAAG GGCAAGGGGACCCGGGACAAGGTCCTGATCAGGATTATGGTGTCCCGCTGCGAGGTTGACATGCTGAAAATCAAGAGTGAATTCAAGAGGAAATATGGAAAATCTCTCTATTATTTCATCCAG CAAGACACAAAAGGGGATTACCAGAGGGCACTGCTGAACCTGTGTGGTGGAGAGGACTGA
- the ANXA2 gene encoding annexin A2 isoform X2, whose product MSTVHEILSKLSLEGDHSLPPSAYATVKAYSNFDADRDAAALETAIKTKGVDEVTIINILTNRSNEQRQDIAFAYQRRTKKELSAALKSALSGHLEAVILGLLKTPAQYDASELKAAMKGLGTDEDTLIEIICSRTNQELSEINRVYREMYKTELEKDIISDTSGDFRKLMVALAKGKRCEDTSVIDYELIDQDARDLYDAGVKRKGTDVPKWINIMTERSVPHLQKVFERYKSYSPYDMLESIKKEVKGDLENAFLNLVQCIQNKQLYFADRLYDSMKGKGTRDKVLIRIMVSRCEVDMLKIKSEFKRKYGKSLYYFIQANTKGDYQRALLNLCGGED is encoded by the exons ATGTCCACTGTACATGAAATTCTAAGCAAGCTCAGCCTTGAAGGAGAT cattCTCTCCCTCCGAGTGCGTATGCCACAGTGAAGGCCTACTCCAACTTCGACGCTGACCGCGACGCCGCGGCCCTGGAAACGGCCATCAAGACCAAAG GTGTGGATGAAGTCACCATCATCAACATCCTGACAAACCGCAGCAATGAACAGAGGCAGGACATTGCTTTTGCCTACCAGAGGAGAACCAAAAAG GAACTTTCTGCAGCACTCAAGTCTGCTCTCTCAGGTCATTTGGAGGCAGTGATCTTGGGCTTGCTGAAGACACCAGCACAGTATGATGCCTCTGAATTGAAAGCTGCCATGAAG gggctggggactgATGAAGACACACTCATTGAAATCATCTGCTCCAGAACAAACCAGGAGCTCAGTGAAATCAACAGAGTCTACAGGGAAA TGTACAAgacagagctggaaaaggacATCATATCAGACACATCTGGTGACTTCCGCAAGCTCATGGTTGCCCTGGCCAAG GGCAAAAGGTGTGAAGATACCTCTGTGATTGATTACGAGCTGATTGACCAAGACGCCAGG GACCTCTATGATGCTGGTGTGAAGAGAAAGGGAACTGATGTCCCCAAGTGGATCAACATTATGACTGAAAGAAGTGTTCCCCACCTGCAGAAAG TGTTTGAGAGGTACAAGAGCTACAGCCCATATGATATGTTGGAGAGCATCAAGAAGGAGGTTAAGGGAGATTTGGAGAATGCCTTCCTTAATCTTG TCCAGTGCATTCAGAACAAGCAGCTGTATTTTGCAGACAGACTGTATGATTCCATGAAG GGCAAGGGGACCCGGGACAAGGTCCTGATCAGGATTATGGTGTCCCGCTGCGAGGTTGACATGCTGAAAATCAAGAGTGAATTCAAGAGGAAATATGGAAAATCTCTCTATTATTTCATCCAGGCAA ACACAAAAGGGGATTACCAGAGGGCACTGCTGAACCTGTGTGGTGGAGAGGACTGA